The Camelina sativa cultivar DH55 chromosome 14, Cs, whole genome shotgun sequence genome includes a window with the following:
- the LOC104744120 gene encoding uncharacterized protein At1g43920, Chloroplastic-like — MSSSSITSGGVGERGVPSKCVCGLDVKIFTSKTQENPGRPFFRCVSKRDVNTWTSKRNNHLFKWVEDAVFEEVEDALPRLSIIANEISKIKAEVNEIDATVKELKEEDMANKKELRKFMLCFKVGFVWLCVMNIFCSFVLFR; from the exons ATGAGTTCGAGTTCTATCACATCCGGTGGCGTAGGTGAACGTGGTGTGCCGTCCAAGTGTGTGTGTGGCTTAGATGTCAAGATATTTACCTCTAAAACTCAAGAGAACCCGGGACGACCATTCTTTCGCTGTGTAAGCAAACGAGATGTCAATACGTGGACAAGCAAAAGAAAT AATCATTTGTTCAAGTGGGTGGAGGATGCCGTGtttgaagaagtagaagatgcCTTACCAAGACTATCCATCATTGCAAATGAGATTAGCAAAATCAAAGCAGAGGTCAATGAGATAGATGCTACGGTGAAAGAattgaaggaagaagacatGGCCAACAAAAAAGAACTACGCAAGTTTATGCTGTGCTTCAAAGTCGGTTTTGTCTGGCTTTGTGTTATGAACATTTTCTGTAGTTTTGTATTGTTTAGGTAA
- the LOC104742828 gene encoding receptor-like protein 12, whose product MKAFLSNQKMSFLFRSICFLFLVSSFLNTFVSSTQHLCHSDQRDALLELKSEFLIQKLRWDISEAWSSFPKTESWVNKSDCCSWDGITCAANSGKVIGLDLSFSNLHGQLKSNSSLFRMRHLRDLNLAYNNFTGSPIPAEFDKLMGLERLNLSQSSLSGQTPIKLLQLTKLVSLDLSSSFEYSDDSSFLSIDESFLHLLAQNLRNLRELDMSYVNISSEIPHEFSNLRSLRSLHLSYCNLSGEFPSSVLLIPSLESIRLSFNPNLRGNLPMFRKNNSLVALSTKSTGFSGPIPDSISSLKHLTSLTLSFSKFSRKIPFSLGNLSHLSILDLGGNNFVGGNLKQLTVFAVENNKLNGNLPVSILNFTQLRTLGLSSNQFTGFLPPNISQFSKLESFLGGDDSFTGDILSSLLKIPSLTDIRLSYNKFSDFTGIGNISLFLPNLQRISIESRNFNKVIGPGVDLNVFSPLKQLYWLLFLGIPLSTTNITSESDFLPNLAYLFLPGCNITEFPEFIRNGRKLRRLDLSNNIIKGQVPDWLWRLPKLFERAKFLLLLLSSSGNQLNGPIPDSIGLLKELRILNLSSNAFTGHIPSSQNLQYFFGSKNNFTGEIPRSVCGLSSLAVLDLSDNNLNGSIPWCLETLMMSSLSDLNLRNNKLSGILPEIFQNAKSLITLDVSHNRLEGKIPASLGGCSALEVLNVGSNTFNDMFPFHLNSLQKLQVLVLRSNKFNGTLHNSDGVWFGFPQLKIIDVSYNDFVGTLPFDYFLNWTAISSKRDNNIEPEYIRSGSGNSYYSLVLMSKGVAMEMERILTIYTSIDFSGNQLHGPIPDSVGLLTELLILNLSSNAFTGHIPSTLANLTNLESLDLSQNKISGEIPSELGALSYLEVINISHNQLVGSIPQGTQFQRQNCSSYEGNPGLNGPSLKDVCSHIKTPTPPQPELVATKEEEESFSWMAAGLGFAPGVVFGLVMGYIAVSYKHEWFMKRFGRNKQQSIRTR is encoded by the exons ATGAAAGCTTTCTTGTCTAATCAGAAAATGAGCTTCCTTTTTCGTTCCatctgtttcctttttcttgtttcaagTTTTCTAAACACGTTTGTTTCTTCTACACAACACTTGTGTCATTCCGACCAAAGGGATGCTCTTCTTGAGTTGAAGAGTGAGTTTTTGATCCAGAAGCTTCGTTGGGACATTTCAGAAGCTTGGTCATCTTTTCCGAAAACAGAATCATGGGTGAATAAAAGTGATTGTTGTTCTTGGGATGGTATCACCTGTGCTGCTAATTCGGGCAAAGTGATCGGGCTAGACCTTAGTTTCAGCAACCTCCATGGCCAGCTTAAATCCAACAGTAGTCTTTTTAGAATGCGTCATCTCCGTGATTTGAACCTTGCTTACAACAACTTCACTGGTTCGCCAATCCCAGCTGAATTTGACAAACTCATGGGACTAGAAAGACTTAATCTCTCCCAGTCTTCACTATCAGGCCAAACTCCAATCAAGCTTCTTCAGCTAACCAAGTTGGTGTCTCtcgatctttcttcttcttttgagtATTCTGATGATTCTTCGTTTTTATCCATTGATGAATCCTTTCTTCATCTACTTGCTCAAAATTTGAGGAATCTTAGAGAACTGGATATGAGCTATGTAAACATTTCTTCAGAAATCCCCCATGAGTTTTCAAACCTGCGATCTCTAAGGTCACTACATCTTTCTTACTGCAACCTATCTGGAGAATTTCCAAGTAGTGTTCTTCTGATACCGAGCTTAGAGTCCATTAGATTAAGCTTCAATCCAAATCTTAGAGGCAATCTTCCCATGTTTCGTAAAAATAACTCTTTAGTAGCGCTGTCCACTAAAAGCACAGGCTTTTCAGGCCCCATACCCGACTCCATTAGCAGCCTCAAACATTTGACTTCTTTGACCCTTTCCTTCTCTAAGTTTTCAAGGAAGATCCCGTTTTCACTTGGGAACCTTTCTCATCTCTCTATTCTCGATCTTGGTGGGAATAATTTTGTTGGTGGCAATCTAAAACAATTGACTGTTTTTGCTGTTGAGAATAACAAGCTCAATGGAAATTTGCCAGTTTCAATACTCAATTTTACCCAACTACGTACACTCGGGCTCTCTTCAAATCAGTTCACAGGTTTCCTTCCACCAAACATCAGCCAATTCTCCAAATTAGAGTCTTTTTTGGGTGGAGATGATTCTTTTACGGGAGACATTCTTTCATCCCTACTCAAGATTCCCTCATTGACTGACATCCGTTTGAGTTATAACAAATTCAGCGATTTTACTGGGATTGGgaatatctctctcttcttgccTAATTTACAAAGAATTTCTATTGAAAGTAGAAATTTCAACAAAGTCATCGGTCCAGGAGTTGACTTAAATGTCTTCTCGCCTCTTAAGCAGCTTTACTGGTTATTATTCTTAGGCATTCCTCTTTCAACAACAAACATCACTTCTGAATCGGATTTTCTACCAAATTTGGCATATTTGTTCTTGCCAGGCTGCAACATCACTGAGTTCCCTGAGTTTATAAGAAACGGAAGAAAGTTACGAAGGCTAGACCTTTCCAACAACATAATCAAAGGTCAAGTACCAGACTGGTTGTGGAGACTGCCAAAGTTGTTTGAG AGGGCAAAATTCCTGCTTCTCTTGTTGAGTTCTTCAGGAAATCAACTCAATGGACCAATTCCTGATTCCATTGGTTTGCTGAAGGAGCTTCGTATTCTCAACTTGTCAAGCAATGCTTTCACTGGCCACATCCCATCCTCCCAGAATctccaatatttttttggttctaagAATAACTTCACCGGGGAGATCCCTCGATCAGTATGTGGACTAAGCTCTCTAGCAGTTCTAGATCTATCAGACAACAACCTCAACGGCTCAATTCCTTGGTGTTTAGAGACTCTGATGATGAGTTCTCTTTCAGATCTAAATCTCCGTAACAACAAACTCAGCGGCATTCTTCCTGAAATATTTCAGAACGCCAAGAGCTTAATAACACTTGACGTCAGTCATAACCGATTAGAGGGAAAAATTCCGGCTTCTCTTGGTGGTTGCTCTGCCTTGGAAGTTTTAAACGTGGGAAGCAACACATTTAACGACATGTTTCCCTTCCACTTGAATTCTTTGCAGAAGCTTCAAGTTCTCGTCCTCCGCTCTAACAAGTTTAATGGCACATTACATAATTCTGAtggggtttggtttgggtttccTCAGTTGAAAATCATTGATGTATCATATAATGACTTCGTTGGTACTTTGCCatttgattactttttgaaCTGGACTGCAATATCCTCCAAGAGAGATAATAATATAGAACCAGAGTACATTCGGAGTGGTTCAGGAAACTCCTACTATTCACTTGTCTTGATGAGTAAAGGAGTAGCAATGGAGATGGAACGTATCCTTACAATCTACACATCCATTGATTTTTCAGGAAATCAACTCCATGGACCTATTCCTGATTCCGTTGGTCTATTGACGGAGCTACTTATTCTCAACTTGTCAAGCAATGCTTTCACCGGCCACATCCCATCTACTTTGGCAAACTTGACGAATCTTGAGTCACTCGACCTATCCCAAAACAAGATTTCTGGTGAGATTCCTTCTGAGCTTGGGGCACTCTCTTATCTCGAAGTGATAAACATTTCACATAACCAGCTTGTAGGTTCCATACCACAAGGCACACAATTTCAACGACAAAATTGCTCCTCCTATGAAGGAAACCCCGGACTTAATGGGCCTTCCCTTAAGGATGTTTGCAGTCATATCAAAACGCCAACACCACCACAACCCGAACTGGTGgcgacaaaagaagaagaagaatcattcaGTTGGATGGCAGCAGGTTTAGGCTTTGCACCTGGAGTTGTATTTGGGCTGGTGATGGGATACATAGCAGTTTCATACAAGCATGAGTGGTTCATGAAGAGATTTGGCCGAAACAAGCAACAAAGCATCAGAACTCGTTAA